CCGCCGGGGACGCGGCGTCCCGCCGGAGCCGAATGATCCTCACCTGGTCGCTAACGTAGCCGATCCCCACGTAGCCGATCCCGCCGCGGTCCTGTGCTACGTTGCGCACGATCTCCGAGCTCGAGGGCAAGAGTAGCGCCGTGACGGCGTAGCGCTCGCTGTCCAGCACGTGCTCCTGGAAGAAGACATACGTGCCCGCCGTCGTCTCGCGCGAGTTGATGACGATCGCCTCGTCATGGCCGCCGAGCTCTCTCCAGTTGGTGACCCTGGCGGTGAAGATCCGCTTGAGCTGGGCCAGCGTGAGATCTGTGATCGGGTTACCAGGGTGCACCACGATCGCGAGGGCATCCCGGGCAACCACGAACTCCGTGGGCTCGACGCCCCGTGCCCTCGCCGCGGCGGTCTCGCTCGGGGCGATGGGTCGTGAGGAGTTGCAGATGTCGGCGCCCCCATGGATGAGCGCCATGATGCCGGTGTTCGACCCGCCCCCCGTGACCGTTACGGTTGCGGCGCGGTGGGACCTCACGAATGCCTCCGCCCAGACCTGCGCGAGCTGCACGAGCGTGTCCGAGCCCTTGATCTGCAAACTGGCGGCCGAGGTCGGCCCCAATCGCGCGGTACTCGAGCTCCCAGGCTCCGGCTTCGCGCAGCCCGACAGCCCGATGGCGGCGCCAAGCGCGCCGATCAGCGTGGCCCTCAAACCGAAGGCCTGGCCCATGAGTCCCCTCTCCTGACGCCCGCGCGTGCTCCCGCCGGCGGCGGCCGCGGCCGAGCCGCGCCGGGCCCGGGCGCGTGCGTCCGTTCATTGTGGGTGTGCGACGTTAAGGAGACGTTAAGCGCGCGCTAACGTTGGGTTAAGCGGGACGGGCGGCCGCGGGCCCCGCCGCGCGCCGGGCACGCCGGGCGCGGCGCTTTGACGCTCCCGTGGCCCGGTGATATAATGGGGGTGGCCTACCTGCCCCGGAGGTGCTCGCTTGCGTTTCCCGTACGTCGTCGCCGCGCTGGTCGTTGCCGGGTTGCCAATGGCCGCCCGGTGCGAGGCCGCGCCGGCCCCCGCGCCCTTCGCTTACCGCTGGTCGCCCGGGTCGGTTCTGCGGTACCGGCTGGTTGCCAGCATCAAGGGTCACCTTCCCCTGTTCGGCAGCCCCGATCCCGTCGACCTGGAGGCCGTCGTGCGCGTGGTCTACCGCGCGGTGCCGCTGCGCCGCGGCGCGGACGGCCACATGGAGGTCACCTTCAAGGCGGAGTCGGCCGAGGCCGAGGTCGCCACGATCCCGATCTCGATCCCACCGGAGGACATCGACAGGATCCTGAACCAGACCGTGACCCTCGCGAGCACCGGCGAGGTGAAGTCGGTGCGCGGAGGCGCGCCGCTGCCGTTCGGGCTGAGCGTGCCCGGTGTCGACCCGCAGCGGCTCTACACGCTGCTCGTGCCCATCGTCTTCCCAACCGAGCCCGTGCGCCCAGGCGATAGCTGGCAGTTCGACAGCGAGCTTCTGGGCGGCGAGGGGGCGCCGGCCACCTTCCGCGCCACCGTGCTCTCACCGGAGAGGGGCAAGGCGCCCGGGGCCGGCGCCCGCGCGCCCCGCGTGCGCGAGCAGTTCCGTATGGAGGTCGACCAGAGGCTCGACGTCGACCGGAGGCCGGTGGCGCAGGACGCCGATCCCTACCGGAAACGCACCGGGCGGATCGAGGGCGACGGCGTATTCGTGTTCGACCGCGCGCTCGGACGGCTGCACACCGGCCGCATACGAATCACCGCGGACCTGCTGGAGAACCTGATCGGCGCTCCGAGGACTCCCGAGGAGCCGCGCGAGGTCGCTAGCCGGATCGACGCTACCGTGACGGTTCAGCTTCTGCCGCCGGCGAAGGCGCGGCCCCAGCCCGTCCCCACCTCCAGGAAGGAGACAAGATGAAGGCTCGACGGCCGTCGAGCGCGGTGATCGCCGCGCTACTGACAGTCGGCGCACTGGCGGCGCAGAGCGCGAGCGCGCAGGAGGCCTCCTACTCGCTCAAGCGCGTCTACAGGCAAGGCGAGGTGGACCGCTATCGTACCATCATCCATGTGGAGCAGCAGACCGCGCCGGCCGGGTCGGCGCCGATCGTTCTCGTCATGACCCTCACGACCACGGAGACCACCCGCGAAGTGAAGCCGGATGGTGGGGTGGTACTCGAGAACCGGCTGGACTCCGCCGTCGTCTCGCTGAACGGCAAGGAGGAGCCGTTGCCCGGCCCCGGACAAGCGGTGACGCTGACGACTCTCGACAAGGACGGCAAACCGGTCCGGCAGGAGACCACCGGCCAGACCGGGATCGCGCCGCTGATCGCGATGACGCGGCCGGCGTTCCTCATCCCTCGCCCGCTGAAGGTCGGCGAGCAACTGAAGCTGCGGCTCCCGGAGGGGCCGGAGACGGCGAAGACGCTCGACGTTTCGATCACCCTCGTGGAGCTCGCGAAGAAGGCCCAGGAGCTCCCCTCGGACGCTTTGCGAGTGAAGAGCGTGGCGGACGGCGTTCTGCCGGGCGCCGCCGGCGCCCAGCGCCTGCACGCGGAGATGACAAGCCTGATGGAGCCCGAGGGGGCTAGGCTTCTGCGCGTGGACGGCACCGTCACCGGGCTTGTCTTCCCGCAGATCGGCCCGGCCAGGATGACCTTCCGCGTCGTTCGGCTGCCCTCATCCGCCGCGCCGCCGACGGCCACGCACTGAGGCCGAGATCGTGCCTCGTGGAGGTGAACCCATGCATAGCCAGGCCGCCCGCGCAGCCGTTCTGGGCTGCGCGCTCCTGATGGCCGCCGCGCCGTCCGTGTGCGCGGACGACGCCCCGCTGACGCTCGCACGCGTCTACAAGCCAGGGACCACCTACCGCTACCGCATCGACGCGGCTGCCATCGTGATGGGGTCGGACGTCGTCGTGGAGCGAACCATCAAGCTCACCGTCAAGGAGATGAAGCCCAATGGCGACGCTGTCTTGCTCCACACCGATGAGGGCGGCAAGGTGAACGTCGGGGGCCAGGAGCAGGAGACCGGCGCCGGTGGTCCCGTCACCATGATCAAGGACAAGCTGGGCCGGGTCGTGAAGCTCACGCACGATGCGAGCGATCTGTCCTTTATGCCGCCGGAGGCCGAGCACCTGCTGGCTATCGCGAGCGAATGGCTACCGCCGTCGAAGGCGGTTAGGGCCGGCGATGCCTGGCGGTCCGAGATCGACAACCCCGCGGTCAAGGGGCGCAAGCTCGTCGTCAAGACGACCCTGGTCGGCGCCGAGAAGGTCCAGGGCGCGGATGCCTACCGCATCCGGCAGGCGGTCGACGCGGATACCGACGAGCAGGGCGGGAAGATGCGGTCGGAGTTCACGATGCTCGTGGACCCCACCACCGGCGCCGAGCTCGCCATGGAGGGCAAGGTGAAGGGGCTGCCCACGCAGTACGGCCCGCTCGACATGTCGGTGAAGCTACGCGCGCTCAAGCCCGACGACAAGGCGCCCGGGCCGGAGGCCACGCCGCCGGCCTCGTGAGCCGCAGCCGCTGAGCGGGGGCGCGGCGGCGGCTCTGACGGCGCTCCCCACGCCGGTCGCCGGCCCGCGGTTCCGGTCCGCCCACCGCAACTGCGGGCCTCCTGCTGTGCGGCGGCCCGCACGCCGGCGAGAAGCTGCGCGCTCGGCCGCCGCGCGATCCCGGGACGCGCCTGGAGGACCTGCAATGGCCGATGGCCGCGCCGATGCGGAGCAGCGCGCGCGCGAGCTCCGCGAGAAGCTCCGCGAGCACAACTATCGCTACTACGTGCTCGACTCTCCGTCGATCTCCGACGCTGCCTATGATCGGCTCTTCGGCGAGTTGCTCGGGATCGAGGAGGCGTACCCCGAGCTGGTGACGCCAGACTCCCCAACCCAGCGCGTCGGCGCTGGGCTCCCCACCACGTTCGCGCCCATCCAGCATCGCGTCCCGATGCTCTCTCTCGACAACGCGTTCGGCGAGGCAGAGCTGCGCGAGTGGGACGGCCGCGTAAAGCGGCTCCTCGGCCTCGCAGCCGACACCATCATCGAGTACCTGGCCGAGCTCAAGATCGACGGCCTGTCGGTCTCACTGACCTACATCGACGGGAGGCTCGTGACGGGGGCCACGCGTGGAGACGGCGTTCAGGGCGAGGACGTGACCCCCAACATCCGCACGATGCGCGTCGTGCCGCTCGAGCTGCGTGCGCCGGCGACCACTGGCGCGCTACCCGACGGCGGCGATACCCCATCGGCCGGCGCGCCGCCGCTCATCGAGGTTCGGGGCGAGGTGTTCCTGACGCACGCGGAGTTCGCGCGCATCAACGCCGCCAACGAGGAGGCCGGCCTGCCAACCTTCGCCAACCCGCGCAACGCCGCCGCGGGCTCGGTACGCCAGAAGGACCCCACGGTCACCGCCGGGCGCAGGCTGGACGCCTTCTTCTATGCCGTTGGCGCGGTGGAAGGCTGCGCGTTTGACAGCCAGCAGCACCTGCTGCGGACCTACAGCGCCTGGGGGCTCAAGACGAACCCGAACCTGCTGCTCTGCCCGGGCATCGACGAGGTGCTCGCCTTCACACGCATGTGGGCAGAGGGACGCGAACGGCTGCCCTACGACATCGACGGCGTCGTCGTTAAGGTGAACTCCTTCGGTCTGCAACGCGAGCTCGGGTTCGTGAGCCGTAGCCCGCGGTGGGCGACGGCCTACAAGTTCCCGGCCCAGCAGGCCCGCACGCGCGTCCTCGACATCAAGGTGCAGGTCGGCATGACCGGAGCGCTGACCCCCGTGGCGGTGCTGGAGCCGGTGGCGCTGGCCGGCGTCCAGGTCGCGCGCGCGACGCTGCACAACCAGGACGAGATCCGGCGCAAGGATGTGCGGATCGGCGACACGGTCGTCGTACAGCGCGCGGGAGAGGTGATCCCCGAGATCGTGGAGGTGGTCACCTCGGAGCGGCGCGGCGACGAGCTGGCCTACCAGATGCCGCCGGAGTGCCCGGCTTGCGGCGCGCGCGCCATGCGCCCCGACGGCGAGGCGGTCACACGCTGCCCGAACCCGGCGTGCCCGGAGAAGCTCCGGCAGCGCCTCCAGCACTACGTCTCGCGCGACGCGATGGACATCGAGAGCCTCGGCGGCAAGCGCCTCGACCAGCTCGTGTCCGCCGGCCTCGTTCGCGACGCCGCCGACCTGTACGGCCTGTCCGCGGCGCGGCTCGAGCCGCTGGAGCGAATGGGGCCCCGGCTCGCCTCCAACATCCTGGAGGCGATCGAGCGAAGCAAGACCCGGCCGCTCAACCGCCTCATCTACGCCCTCGGCATCCGCCACGTGGGGGAGCATACCGCGGAGGTCCTTGCCGACCGCTTCGGAACTCTGGCGCGGCTTCGAGCGGCATCGATGGAGGAGCTGCGCGCGGTGTACGAGATCGGCGACACCACGGCTCGGAGCGTCCACGGATGCCTGCGGGAGCCGGCGACGGAGGACCTTCTCGCACGCCTGGAGGCGGCGGGCGTCCGCACGGAGGCCGCCGACGGCGGCCAGCGCAGCGATCGGCTTGCAGGCAAGACCTTCGTGTTCACCGGGACGCTCACGAGCCTCACGCGCCAGCACGCCGAACAGACCGTGAAGCGCGCCGGAGGCCGGGTCTCGTCCAGCGTGAGCCGGGCGACGACCTACGTGGTCTCGGGAGAGAGCGCCGGTTCCAAGCTGGTCAGGGCGCGCGAGCTTGGCGTGGCGGTGCTGAGCGAGGAGGACTTCCTGGCGATGCTCGAGGACGAGCCGCGAACGCCGGCGGAGGCCTGACGGCCGGCGTCACCCCTCGCCGCGCGCCCTCTGCCACTCGGCCTCCGCGGCCCGCAGCGACCGGCCGAACGCTCGCCCCCAGGCGCGCTCGGGCGACTGCCCGGCGCCGATGCGGGCCAGGCAGTCGCGCAGCGCGCCCATTCCTCGCTCCTTGGCCTGGCGCCCCACGAAGTCCGCGGCGCTAGAGTAGCAGAACTCGGCCTCCGCCGTGTTGAGCGCCATCGCGTAGCCCTCGAGCGCGGCGCTCACCTGGGCCAGCGACATCACCGCGCCGCGCCGCCGCGCGATCCGGTACCGGCGTCGCTCATCGCCCCGCGGCCCCCCCTCCAGCGTCACGGCGATGCCCTCGTCCAGCCAGCGCGGCACGCCCTCGCCACCCAGTGCGTGCGCTGCGGCGTGCGCCATCTCGTGGCGGAGCGCGCGGCGCCGCTCTTCTCGCGCGGCCGCCGCGCTCGGCGGAAGGCAGACCTTGTGGCGCTCCGTGCGCTCCGCGTAGTAGCCGTAACGAGCGTGCATGTAGTCAGCCCAGTCGTCGCGCGCGAACAGCGTAACGAGGATCGGCTTGGCCCAGCGCACGCTGAGCGCGCGACCGGTGGCCGCCGCGGCGGCCGAGGTGTCCGTCAGCACGAAGGGCCAGAGGTCCGCCCAGAGCTGCGGATCCGCCTCGATCTCCAGGTGCTCCTCCAGACGCAGGCGCTCGCCGGCGCGCCGCGCCGCGAGCTCGGCCTCGATCGTGCGCTGGAGGTCGTAGAGGTCGCCGGCCGGTATGCCCACGCGGAGCGCGCCGAGCATCGCGGCGTGGGCGAGCTCCAGGCGATCCTCGCGCCAGTAGGCCCTCGCGCGGGCCAGATGGAGCTCCGCCGCGGTCTCCGGCGTCAGTCGCCCCGTGCGCATCGCGTCAGCGCGCGCCGGGCACCCGAGGCGCGAACGCGTAGCCGGCGACGCCGGGGTCGGTGCTAAGAATCACGTAGTCGGCGCGCAGGTCCTCCCCGAGGCGTGGTTTGAGCGTGAGCGTGTGCACGCCGGCGTCGAGGCGCATCGATCCGGCCTCCGTCGTGGCGGGCGCGCCGCCGGCGGCCGTCGGACGCTGCGGCCCCTCCGGCGCATGCCCATCCACAAGGACCTCGGCCCGCGCCGGCCCGCCGCGGCGGATCGCGCGGTAGAAGATGCGGTAGACCCCGGCCACCGGCGCCCGGAAGCGCGTGGCGACACTCCCGCCCACCGGCACGAGCACGTGCGTGGGGCCGGCGCCGGGGCTGAGCGTGGGCCCGGTGGAGGGCTGGAGTCGCCCGAGCACGGTGAAGCCCTCGCACTGAAGCAGCATCTCCTGCGGCGGCCCAGCAAGCTCGATCGAGGTGATCGCGGCCGCCGGGACCGTCAGGGTGTGTGTGTAACTGGTCGGTGTGGTGAGCTCCGGGTGCGCGGCGAAGGCCGACGGCGAGAGCACGATGGTGCGCAGGACCGGCGACGTGCCGGGGTTGTAGTAGAGCACGCGGTCGCGCTGGAGCGTAGCGTAGACGCCGTCCCACGCGTCGTCGACGACGATCCCGTCACTCTGTGCGGGATCCAGATCGCTGAGATGGTAGGCCAGGTAACGGAGGAGTTCATAGTACCCCTCCAGCCGGTCGCGGCGGGCCGGGAAGTAGACGCACCAGCCACGGCCATGCGCCCGCGCCCAGTCCGAGCGCACCCGCCGCAGGTCGATGGTGGCCTCGATGCGTCCGCGTGGCGGGCCGGGGTCTGCCGTGGCCGGCGCCGCGTCGGCGGCATCCATCTGCACGTAGGTCACCCACGCTCCGAGGGCGCGCCGATCGGCGCTGTCACGAAGCACGTTGGCCGGCACCCACGTCTCGCTTCGCAAGGTGACGCGCGCCACGGGGCGCCCCTCGATGGCGGCCGGCGGCACGGCGAAGCGATAGGTCGTCTCGGCGGCAGTGCCGAGCTCACCCACGCGCACGTCGTTGACCAGCACCTCACGCCGCCGCCGCGCGGCCTCCGGCGGCACGGAGGCGCGCACGGTGAGCGTGTAGCGCTGGCCCGGCGCGACGGGCGCGTTCACGGCGGCGTCGGCGCCCGTCCAGCGGCGGGCGACGCCGCCGAGGCTCTCGCCGTCGTACCAGTCGCCCTGCAGGAAGGTGACCGCGTCCGACTGGCCGACGTTGATGCGGTAGTGCAGCGGCGGGGTCGCGCCGGGCTCGGTCACGAAGCGCCGGTTCACCACGGCCGGCGCGAGACGGCCGGCATGGCCGAACAGGTCTCGGAACCAGCCCTGATCGCCCTCCACGGTCTCGATCTTGCCGAAATCGTATGCGGCCAGCACGCCGCCTCCCTCCACCCAGCGCCGCAGCCGCTCCAGCGTATCCGCCTCGTAGATAGTGCCTTCCCAGAGCACGGCCACCCGATAGCGCTCCAGCGCGCCGTCCCGCACCATCCGCTCGTCCACCACGTCGTAGTTGAGCACGTCGCGCACCGCCGTGCAGCCCTTGAGGAACGTGGGAGGGTAGCCGACATCTGGCGTGAGGAGATGGCTCGTGGTGGGATAGATCATGGCCACGTCGACTACGGGCTGGCCGACACGCAGGAAGCGCCCGTAGCGGTAGTAGACCTCGCGGTTGGCCACCACGTTGCTCGACCAGTCGAAGATCCCACGCGCCCCGAGCGAGGCCGCCTCGAAGATGCGCCCCACCTCCTGGTCGGCGTCGATGGACGACGGGGGCTCGGTCCAGAGTGGCGCGCCGTAGAAGCGGCAGGCCGATGCCAGGCGGCCGAGCATGCTCGCCTGATTCTCGGCGACGGGGCGGAAGCCGCCGTGCGTCGAACGCACGTCGACCTGGTTGCGGGCCGCGATCCTCGCGATCATGCTGTTGTCCTCCCCGCCCCGGGGGTTCTCGTCGCCGAATCCCGCGGGGAGCATCAGCAGCGCATCGGGAAAGCTGCGCCGGGCCACGCGCGACACGGCGTCCACCAGGCTGCTCGTGCTGTTGAGGTACCACTGCACGAAGTCGAGCCAGTGACGCCGTGCCGCGCCCCTGGGGCTGCCGGGGTACGCGATGTCGTCTGCTGCGCGGTAGCGGGTGTGCCAGGCGGCGTTGAGCACCTCGATGGAGCCGTACTTCTGCATCATGGCCGTGCGGAAGGCGGCCCGCGCCAGCGGGTCCGCGCACCACCAGCCCAGGTGATCGTGCAGATCGCCGAAGCGCCGCTGCCAGTCCTCGCGCTGGCCGGGCACGCTCACCCGCGCGCCCATCAGCAGGCCGCACTCCCCGTAGTCGCCATGCACGCCCAGGTAGAGCGCGGCGGCGCGTCGCTGCGACGAAGGTCCGTACTGCGCCGCGAGCCTCTCATACCCACGCGCCATGAACGGGCCGAAACGCGGCTCCCAGGGGGAGAACGCCTCCACGGTCCGGTCGTGCTCCAGGCACCGGATCCGCGTGAACGGGACGCTCGCCGCGTACCAGCGGGGCGGGAAGGCGTAGTGTGGGAAGTAGCACCAGTCGAAACCCTGGTCGCGCGCGGCGCGGTAGGCGGCGTCCGGACCCGCGAAGCTCCACTGGCCCGGCGCGATCTCCTCGGTGCTCAGGTGGTCGCTGTCGGTCTGCAGGAGGGTGAATCCGGCCGCCCGGACCACCGCCATGTCGGCGGCGGGCGGCAAGCTCGTCGTCAGCAGCATGCGCTCGCCGGACCCTCGCGGGCGGGTGTAGGGGTTCTGGTCCGCAGCCCCCCCGGCGCGGATGTCCCACACCCGCACGATGCGCGCCGGGTCGTAGGCCACCACGTCCGCGGCGGGCGGCCGGGCAGCGGGACCGGGGACCTGCTCGGGCGGCGAGGGCCGGCGCGGCCGCGCGGGGGGCGTCGGCGAGGTGGCGGGCGGTGCGGGGCGCGCGCCGGACGGGTCCCAGGCCGTCAGCGTGCGCGCGAGCGGCCAGGCGCGGTCATCGAACGCGGCGCCGGCCCAGCCCGGAGATGCCGACGAGACGACACGCTCGTCGCCGTTGGAGCGCACCACGACGGTCCGGCCATCCGGCAGGCGCGCCGTGATGAGGAACGCCACCCCCCCGCCGCCTGCGCCGGCCCGCGCACCGATCGCCACCACGTTGCGGCCGGACAAGAGGCGCCCCGCGAGGCCCACTCGGTATGTCTGTCGACCTCCGGGCGCGCGAAGCACCTCCGTTCCGTTCACCGTGACGGCCAGGCTGCCGCGCGACGCGAAGAGCCCCTCCGCCGCCGTGGGGGCCGCCGTGAGCGTGAACCGCTGCCGCACGTGAAGCGATGCGGCCCCGGGACGCCCGTCCCACACCCAGAAGCACCCGTTCGCGAGCGGAGGCGAGGGCGCGGCGGCAAGGCCCGCGAGCGACGCGACGGCCGACAGAGCGCCGAGCAGCGGGGTGCGGTGACGGGTTGCCAAGGGGGCTCACCTCCTGCGGTCCTCCGGGCGCCCCCTCAGGGGAGCGCTCATAGGCCCCGGTTCGCCGCGGGACGGCCGATCTCCTCAGCGCAGACGCCTAACGGGGGCCAAGCTCCCGTCACGTCGCCGCCCGCGCCGCGTTGTCGGAAGGTGGCAGGCACACCGTAGCCCGGTGCGGTACCGCCACGAAAGGAGCAACCCATATGAAGACCCTCCGTCGAGTCCCCGCCGTGGCGCTCGCGTTCGTGATAGGCGCCAGCGTGCTGCTGGTCCCGCGCCCGGCCGCCGCAAGCGAAGAGGGGCGCCGCAACACCGCCCTCGGCCTCGGCGCCGCCGCAGCCGCCCTCCTGCTCACGCAGAGGGACAAAACGCCCGGCATCGTCGCCGGAATCGGTGCGGCGCTCGCCCTCGGCCGCTACAACGACTCGGTCAAGAGCCGCCACGAGCGCGAGCGCTATGGCTGGTACGACCACCGCCGGGGCGACCGGTGGGATCGCAACGATCGGCGTGACCGCTGGGACCGCGACGACCGCCGCGACCGCTGGGACCGCTGGGACCGCGACCATCGGAGCGACCGCGACCGCTGGGACCGCGATGACCGCGGGGGCCGAGACCGGGACGCTCACGCCCGCCGCTGAGGTGAGCGGGCAGGTGGCGGTCCTGTCGAACGGGCCCGGGGTGCCGAGGGCTTCCCGGGCCCGTTGGCGCACTGAGGCCCAGGCGTCTAGAGCCCGCCGAGTCCAAAGCTATCAAGCACGCGCTCGCGCCGATCGCGCATCCGCAGCAGGGCGATCTCCATGTTGCGGTGAATAGTTTGCGGCGCCAACTCGTCGAACGCGATGACGCAACTCGCGCGGTACGGTTCGAAGCCCACGCGCAACGTGTAGGTGTGGTACCCCTTGCGCTGCAGCAGGGTGCGCCAGCGTACGGCCGCGGAGAGGGCTTCCGCGTGGCCGGCGGTCGCCATCTGCTCGCGGTACTCCGCCTCGAGCGACGCCTCGAGCCCGAGTGGGTCAGCGCCGGCTGGCAGCGGCGTCCCCGCCAGACGACGCAGTGACCCGAGCAGCTCGGTTCGCTGCTCGGGACCGCGGAAGAAGCAGCAGAAGACCAGGTCATCGGGGTCGGCGGCCTGAAACGGCGAGAGGTCCTCCGCCAGCGCGATCTCGGCCGGACTCGTGACGATGACCACCGTGCCCAGAACTCCGGAAGACCCCAACATGCCATCCCCTTTCTTCCTGGCGGCCGTGGCGGCCCGCCACATCCGTGCATTGTATGCAAGCGCCGCACCGTCCGTCAAGCGCCTTCGCACACTCGCGGCGCCGCTCACCGCGCTCGCCGCGACCGGCGGGCTGTGCGCGCCCGGCGCGGCGTTGCCGGGCCCTACGGCGGTCGAGGCCGCCGCCCGGGCCGACCGCGTGCGCGTCTTCTGGAACCCGGTGCCGGGGGCGGCCGGCTATCGCGTCTATCGCGACGGCGCCCCCATCGCCGAGGCGCCGGCCAGCGCGCGCGAGATGGACGACACCTCCGCCGAGCCCGGCCGCACCTACGTCTACAACGTGGGCACGCTGGACGGGTCCGGCGTCGTCGCGCTCGGCGCGCCCTACGCGGAGCGCGCCTATCCGCCACTTCCCGACGAGAGCGGATGCGACGTGCTCGTGGTCGGCGCCACGACGGGCGGCGTCGCGGCCGCGACGGCGGCCGCGCGCTACGGGCTGCGCGTCACGCTGATCGAGGAGACGCGCCGCATCGGCGGCATGTCGGTTAACGGGCTGGGCGCCACGGACCTCCGCCGCGTGGCCCACTCCAGCGGCTTCTTCGAGGAGTTCCGCAAGCGAATCATCGCCCTCTACGGCAGCGGCGACGGCCTGCGTTACGAGCCGCGCATCGCCCAGCAGGCGATGAAGCAGATTGTCTGGAGCGCGCCGGGCCTGACCCTCCATCGCGAGGTGCGGCCGGTGGGCGTTCAGTTGGAGGCCGGGCGCATCGTGGCCGTGCGGGCGGAGGAGATGACCTCGGGGCGACGCGTCGTGTTCCACCCGCGCCTCGTCATCGACTCAACGGAGTGCGGCGACGTGGCGGCGTGGGCGGGAGCGCCGTTCCGCGTGGGCCGCGAGCCGCGCTCGGCCCGCGAGCGCCACGCCGGCTACATCCTCTACGACCGCGCGCACGACGCGCTGCTGCCGGGGAGCACCGGGAAGGGCGACCGGCGCCTTCAGGCCTACGCCTACCTGATGGTTGTGAAGGACTATGGTCCTGGAGAGGACCGCACCATCCCGAGGCCGCCCGGCTACGACCCCGCCAACTACGACCACGCGCCGAAGTGGGAGAAGAGCTGGGCCGTGTCGAGCGGCAAGCTGCCCAACGGCAAGTTCGAGATCAACCAGCATCCTGACGGCAGCGACCTTCAGGTGGTCAACTACGGCTATCCGAACGCCGACTACGCGGAGCGGAGACGCATTGAGAAGCTCTACCGCGACCACGCGCTCGGCTACCTCTACTACCTGCAGACCGTGGAGGGCCAGCGCGGCCTGGGCCTGTCGGAGGATGACTACCGCGACAGCGGCGACTGGCCGATGTCGCTCTACGTGCGGGAGGCCCGGCGCTTCGACGCAGGCGTGTGGATGGACGAAACCGACATCGCCACTGCCCGGGACCTGGTCCGCCCCGGCGCGATCGGCATCGGCGACTACGCCATGGACTCGCACGCCACCCAGCCCAAGACCGACTGGAGCACGCCGGACATGGGCGAAGGCGAGTTCTACCTGCCCCAGTACACGCCCTGGCACCAGGTGCCGCTGGCTATTATGATGCCGCTGCGCGTCGACAACCTGCTCGTGCCGACCGCCGTCTCGGCCACGCACGTCGCCTATGGCACCTACCGCCTGGAGCCGGTTCGCATGCATTTCGGCGCGGCGGCCGGTGTGGCGGCCTGGCTCAGCCTGCGCTACGCGCTGTTGCCACGCGACGTGCCGGCGCGGCAGGTGCAGGCCGAGTTGCTGAAGCACCGATGCGGCCGGGAGGGTGACCCCGCGCGCGACGGGATCGGCGCCCCTGGCCCGACGGCAGAGCCGACCCTCCTCTACGTGTTCGACGGCCTCCCGCGCGACGCGCTGCGCTTCCGCGAGATCCAGTGGTTGGGCGCCCGCGGGTTCTT
This window of the Chthonomonadales bacterium genome carries:
- a CDS encoding phosphate ABC transporter substrate-binding protein; translated protein: MGQAFGLRATLIGALGAAIGLSGCAKPEPGSSSTARLGPTSAASLQIKGSDTLVQLAQVWAEAFVRSHRAATVTVTGGGSNTGIMALIHGGADICNSSRPIAPSETAAARARGVEPTEFVVARDALAIVVHPGNPITDLTLAQLKRIFTARVTNWRELGGHDEAIVINSRETTAGTYVFFQEHVLDSERYAVTALLLPSSSEIVRNVAQDRGGIGYVGIGYVSDQVRIIRLRRDAASPAVAPNARNVRNGTYPLARPLFEYAAGDPTKIERMWLDWVMGPEGQAIVARLGFVPVRWSGG
- the ligA gene encoding NAD-dependent DNA ligase LigA, encoding MADGRADAEQRARELREKLREHNYRYYVLDSPSISDAAYDRLFGELLGIEEAYPELVTPDSPTQRVGAGLPTTFAPIQHRVPMLSLDNAFGEAELREWDGRVKRLLGLAADTIIEYLAELKIDGLSVSLTYIDGRLVTGATRGDGVQGEDVTPNIRTMRVVPLELRAPATTGALPDGGDTPSAGAPPLIEVRGEVFLTHAEFARINAANEEAGLPTFANPRNAAAGSVRQKDPTVTAGRRLDAFFYAVGAVEGCAFDSQQHLLRTYSAWGLKTNPNLLLCPGIDEVLAFTRMWAEGRERLPYDIDGVVVKVNSFGLQRELGFVSRSPRWATAYKFPAQQARTRVLDIKVQVGMTGALTPVAVLEPVALAGVQVARATLHNQDEIRRKDVRIGDTVVVQRAGEVIPEIVEVVTSERRGDELAYQMPPECPACGARAMRPDGEAVTRCPNPACPEKLRQRLQHYVSRDAMDIESLGGKRLDQLVSAGLVRDAADLYGLSAARLEPLERMGPRLASNILEAIERSKTRPLNRLIYALGIRHVGEHTAEVLADRFGTLARLRAASMEELRAVYEIGDTTARSVHGCLREPATEDLLARLEAAGVRTEAADGGQRSDRLAGKTFVFTGTLTSLTRQHAEQTVKRAGGRVSSSVSRATTYVVSGESAGSKLVRARELGVAVLSEEDFLAMLEDEPRTPAEA
- a CDS encoding FAD-dependent oxidoreductase is translated as MPSPFFLAAVAARHIRALYASAAPSVKRLRTLAAPLTALAATGGLCAPGAALPGPTAVEAAARADRVRVFWNPVPGAAGYRVYRDGAPIAEAPASAREMDDTSAEPGRTYVYNVGTLDGSGVVALGAPYAERAYPPLPDESGCDVLVVGATTGGVAAATAAARYGLRVTLIEETRRIGGMSVNGLGATDLRRVAHSSGFFEEFRKRIIALYGSGDGLRYEPRIAQQAMKQIVWSAPGLTLHREVRPVGVQLEAGRIVAVRAEEMTSGRRVVFHPRLVIDSTECGDVAAWAGAPFRVGREPRSARERHAGYILYDRAHDALLPGSTGKGDRRLQAYAYLMVVKDYGPGEDRTIPRPPGYDPANYDHAPKWEKSWAVSSGKLPNGKFEINQHPDGSDLQVVNYGYPNADYAERRRIEKLYRDHALGYLYYLQTVEGQRGLGLSEDDYRDSGDWPMSLYVREARRFDAGVWMDETDIATARDLVRPGAIGIGDYAMDSHATQPKTDWSTPDMGEGEFYLPQYTPWHQVPLAIMMPLRVDNLLVPTAVSATHVAYGTYRLEPVRMHFGAAAGVAAWLSLRYALLPRDVPARQVQAELLKHRCGREGDPARDGIGAPGPTAEPTLLYVFDGLPRDALRFREIQWLGARGFFPSPAPETRTASSGMLAAPFRPDEFATQADGVDWLNRIAFRAGAPASKLPDPEEPTSVLTRGDAAALVARFTGWRAAPGASHYADVPAGSPLHDAVEALHAQWIDSRLWDGAGAFAPDGLLTFGPERPLTRAELAQIVYLVHVHYGPLFFDHPSDRPIDVRVRRATLP